GCCACATCTGACCTGTGAGCTAAACTATTACTATTTATAAAGTTTAAACGATATAGACTACTCTTTCATGTCATTACTGCATTGGTGATGTGCAAGTCGAATTCAGTGCCTGTCACTTTAAGGCCCTGACGGCCGTGAGGTTTGCTTGATTCTCACGGTTTTTTAAGCTAAATTGTTGTTGTGTGCATTGTGCATAAGGATATGTGGGATGAAATGAATTATGTTTTCCAtgtcatttgttaaaataaatgctctAAAGCCTAACAACTCGAAGAAAATCTGTCTTGGATTACAGGAGATACTGTAAGTGTCTTGTAATGATGATTTCTATGATTTTGGCGAGCACAAATAACTATCTCCAGATGTAAATGGTTGCATATCCTATTACTCAAATTCAACTAAACCCACCAGTAGGCTAGACCTTAATTTCACAGCATAGGTATGTTAGCAACACAGGGCTTGAAAACATTGACTGTATAGCCTATAGAACAAACAAAAACGAAACCCTGCGTGGAATTTATCTGGGAATATAGCCTAAGCCTAACTTACTGAAGGTAGGGGCGAGCTATGGCGTGTTTAATTTGGTTAAAATATTATGTAGGCTAcgtttttttgcacaaaattgcGTCTGCTAATCTGCTAATGATAaatctttaaatgctttttacaaaAGTAGCCTACAGTTAACAGTTAATGACCTAGCAAATGTCGACTGAGTAGGCAGAATAGGCTGGTAACTTACAGTAGATAAATTAGCCTACATGACGTGATTCAACAGACGTGATACTGGGCTGTGTGTGCGATTAGATATCAAGGCAGATGTGATAGGTAAATAGATATATTTGCGTGCTAGCACAAGTAGTAGTGCTGTAAACTCAGATGCTAAAAAACAATAAGCCATGTATCGTTGGTTAGCTTATATCAAACACTTGCTACTTACATTTCTGAGTTCTGGTGTCTGACTGTCCAAGCTCCCGCGCTGATTTAAAGGCAGCAAAGTGCGTCAACAAGGTTCCGCCTTTGACCACGTTAATGGGCAATCGTAGAGTAGGATTTTGGGgtggcacctggggtggccaatCGAATCTCAGGGGTGGCGTGGGCCACCCCAAGCCACCCCTCTGGCTCCGCCCCTGATCTTACAGTACATGTAGACCAAACActaatatagagaaaaaaaagtgattctttttttctgaaatactgTTAACAATTcatacaaatgcagaaatgttgcTCTTTTCTAACTGTTGTGTATTTATCTCAATTTAGCAAGTCTTTATTACGTCTGATAGAAAATGTTGTTTCTTGCAAATGCCAAGTGTATCATTTGCCTTATTTATGCAACAATAAAACATCtgccatttattaacattttctaaatattttatgtctAGTTGTGTCGATCAACACAAATGAATTGTCATATActtctaaatattacatttaatagcCCTGAAAATGCACAAAGTAGAGACTacatacttacattttaaaaataaaatcaccaaGACAAAATAGGTatgttttcatttctataaaaatctatttatataaCCAAGAGAAGTGCTtctagaaaataataatacaagagTGACAGTCTGGTTTGAAATGTTCAAATGTGGCATTTGACACCATATCTAATACACagacagaaatatataatatttctaaaagtCTAAAAAGAAAGTCTAAGAAATCATGCAGAAATAATAAAGGTCCCCTCAACTGATTtcttttaacacataataaagatTAGATAAGGTTAAAAACTTTCCAAAGGTACAGTCACTTCTGGTTGCACTAATGGTAGATCATTCATTAACATAATGTCTGTACTTCATTATCAGTGATGACGCAGGTGTATGCAGTAACTCATGGGCCTGGTGCTTTCATCTTTAGACAAAGAGCCTGTAAACACAAAATATCTAGATGTAAAAATACTAGTTACGAGTACAATACTATACTTGAACAATACTAgttcaaaatatattgtatgtaaaatatgattaaattgtttaaattaaccAACGAGGCTAAAGTGTTGAGGGAGCGTTTGGAAAAGGACCTGAACACCATATGAGACAAACTGGAGCCCTGTGCTGACAACCTCGAGAGCCAGATCCAGCAAAGAGTGGAGGAGCTCAGGACGGCCATGGCTCCATATGCTGACTCCCTGGATTCTGAGACCCTGAAGGCCACTCTGCTCCAGAAGAGTGAGGAGCTGAGAGGAAACCCGGAGCAGAGCGTGAAGGAGCTGCAGGTTCAGCTGGAGCCCTACACTGCTGAACTCAATGATAATGTGGACCAATATCTGCAGGAAATGCAAAAATCTTTTGTTGCATCACCTGAAGATCTCCAGGCCCATATTTAATCTGAGTTACACTGGAGTtctctttcatatttttatatatgcattgtgatgtttcttttttttttttttttttttttaattttccttgtTATTGCAACAATAAAACATCTGCAATCTATTATCATTTGTCACTGATATGTCGAAGACTGCATGTCCAATATAGAGAAAAGAAAATTGAGATTAATAACTCCTTGCTCACACTTTTGATTTATGCTATGCGATGAAGACCTTAGTGGTCATCTTGCATTGTATTAGTGTGCAGAAATATTACAGCAAAATACATATCTACATCTGAATTATgcacatgaataaatatatgataaaaataaacgTTAATTTAATCACATCATATTTTTGAGGAGGATCAGTCTGCCTTGCCTCCTTGGTCCAGTGGAATTttataggttttattaagttttctTGAGTTCCTTTAATAATTTAGACCATCAATATTTTAgctaaatttgaaatattttctacAACTGTTTCGTTTAAGTGTGATATTTCACTTCAGGCTTGATTTGTGTATTCATCACCTATGATCCATGTTTTGCTTCTGTGCAGAAATTGAtgataacattaataatttaaataaattaattaattaataagaataCTAACCCTTATGACATCACTAGCAGTGACAGTGCTCTCTAGTGgtgaaaaaatgcagtttcataTTCTTGTATTCAGTAAAGTCTATGCTGTATTTCctgtcagctttttttttttttttttttggaaaattttatCTTTACCAAGTTATTTTTTCTTCCTCATAATATTATTTGATCCTTTTTGGGTTATTAAAAGCAAATACTGAGAATTATCCTTTCTGAACTTCACTTTTGACCACTATGTAGTTTATTATAGTCTAGTGAAACTGGAggaatttattgataaaattgCACAGTTTAACCAGCTAAATATTGTTACTGAATTCAGCCCTGTTATTGAGGTCATGATAATTCCATGGGGTACTTACAGGATCAGTCTCTGGGGTCTCTGGAGTctatactatttatattatatttaataaatggcaAATTATTATCATTGCTAATAAAAGTTATATCCTAGATTTAAGGCTAAAAAGGCAAGTGCAAAGCTGTCTAAAGccagcagaaacagaaacaaggTTTTGAGTGATGTGTCAGATCTTATCAGGGCGTGCAGAATATCTTTTATCACTTGCTGTTTTATTAGGTCAAATGTTCAAACTTGGGGCTCTATCTGGTTTAAGTACTTAAGATGGACTTTAAATATTTAGAagattttttaattagatttctaGTCAATTATAggttagatatatttttatatgtaattttcttGGTTGTTTTTAAGCAGTGGGGAattctattttaagatattataaGTATTTTAATGACACTTGTGTCATGTTAAGTGCTAATAATTTACACATACTTATTGTTACCCATTAAATATTCTATCAAGAAATTTCAAATACAAAGTTCCACTCTTATCATTATCTGCACTGAATTTGAGAGTCTGTGGTGGTTGAAGGTACAGTCAGGACGTTATGATGTGGAGTAGTGACAGCAAGGCACTACCCACTGGACTTTGGGTTTCCACTACAGCAATCACCTCCCCACACTATTTAAATTCTGATGTGAAACAGCCACCTTCACACTTGTTCTTCAGACAGGACAGCGTCAGTTAAAACACATTGATACAGGTAAgaagactatatatataatatttaatatttatatataataaatgtatgtataagaCAGAGACTCGAAAGTGTTTTTTACTTACAGACTAAAACTGAACACCATGAAGGTTCTTGTGGTACTTGCACTTGCTGTatttacaggtaaaaaaaaaaacagatcaaattaaaatattaaatttaaaaatatttctggttTGATTAATTTGCAGAGCATAATAATACAATTTGATCATTCTGAAATGCTCGATCAACAGGTTGCCAGGCCAACCTTTTCTATGCTGATGAGCCCAAGCCACAGCTGGAGCAGCTGACAGATGCTTTCTGGAGCTATGTGGCCAAGGCAACACAAACCGCAGAGGAAACTGTCAAGATGATCAGGTCTTCTCAGCTGGGACAGGAAGTCAAGTAAGTCAAGTACATTTACCagcagaaaacaattatttagaatatttcttGTGCCCTGAGATGAAACTCCAATGTTCTTCTTCATATCGCAGTACTAGGCTGACCCAGAGTGGCAATATGGCCAGCGAATATGCCGTCACCCTCAAGAAACAGATGGATCCTCTGGCTGAAGAGCTGATGACCAAAATCACCAAGGAGGCTGAAGTGTTGAGGGAGCGTCTGGGCCAGGACTTGATGAACGCAAGAGACAAACTGGAGCCCTATGCTGACAACCTCCAGAGCCAGATCCAGCAGAGAGTGGAGGAGCTCAGGACGGCCATGGCTCCATATGCTGACTCCCTGGATTCTGAGACCCTGAAAGCAACTCTGCTCCAGAAGAGTGAGGAGCTGAGAGGAAACCTGGAGCAGAGCGTGAAGGAGCTGCAGGCTCAGCTGGAACCCTACACTGCTGAGATCAAGGAGAAAGTGGACCAGCATCTGCAGGAGTTTCAGAAGACCCTGACCCCCCTGACTGAGGACCTCCAGACCCAGATCAGAGAGAGAGCCCAGATGGTCCAGAAGAGTCTCACACCCTATGCTGAAGACCTCAGGGAAAAGCTGGACCCTTACGCACAGGACCTGCAGGCCCAGCTCACCTCCCTGTACGAGTCCTTCACCAAGAGAAATTAGATGCTTCAAAGACTTCTTTTGTCACTATCAGAACTACAGAACCGCCCATGAACTTCAAAGTTTGACACATTTGATCTGTTTTTCTCCATTTATATATCCTACCATGCCCTACACTAAagcaaaaaagtaaacatttgatAAAAGTCTCATTGATTACATTACGCAATATCCATTGTCCTTTACATTTgcaaattctcttttttttctgtgtaaaagtggatatttatttagtaaaaaaaaagaaaagaaaaagaaatgtgatATATGTTCACATGTTCTTGTATTCTTTTTTGTAAGTTTACAGattccacatttattttaatgatgaataaaatattatttattaacagaatggtgttttttttttcttgaaagataTATGTGAGTCACATCCAtattagcaaaacaaacaaatccttgataagaaaaaagaaatcaaacaaactttttttttttttctttggagtaGGCACTGACAACTGTGCCCTAAATTAAACACAACATTAAATATACTACTTGATAAGTgttaacaaaaaatctaaaaaaaaaaaaaggggaagaaaTTCTACCAAATACCATAATTTTTGAGATGCAACATCAAAGTCTGCCCTACAATTGTTCCTTAAATGACCATTGCTTTTAGCTACGCAGAGAATGTGAGGATCTGTTGTGACAAAAAGTCCCAATCAGGAAATTTTGTTATGAAGTAATCATGTCAATCAGACACTACCCACTGGACTTTGGGTTTCTATTGCAGCAATCATTTCTCTGTGGTATATAAATGAAGATTTTTCTGGTCATTGCATTGGTGTTGTGTACAGGTTagacatattacaaaaaaaaaaaaaaaaaaaaaaaaggattgatcAAGTATTATCACAGTGTTATTGAAAATATCTTGTCTTTAAATGTACTATATGCACactattcatattatattttcttGTGGATGGCAGAAAATATGCCATGCATTAAGCTGAccgaaatatttttttgtaaggcataataataaaacattatattacttGAACATATATCTGCAGGTTGCCAAGCCAACCTATTCTATGTAGATGAGCCTAAGCTACAGCTGCAGCAACTGACTGATGCATTCAGGAGCTATTTTGAACGAGCCAAGATTAGAACTTCCCAACTGGGGCAAGAAATCAAGTAAGTCAAGAAAATGTACTTACGGGAAACTGTAGTAATAACTTCCTTCAGCATTTCTAATGCCATGAAATGACAATGATAGGCTAACAGAAAATGTTGATATGGCCAGCCAGTACACCACAAACCTGAAGGAACAGATGGATCCTCTGGCTAAGGATCTGATGACCAAAATCACCAAAGGTGTTGACATGCTGAGGGAACGTATAGAGAAGTTAGTGAGCACTGTGAGGTGTGCACTGAAGCCTTATACTGAATATGTCACCAGTCCATTTGAGAAGGATGTGGATTACATAAGAGAATCCCTGGATTTTGAGGACCTGAAGGCCACTGTGCTCCAGAGGAGTGAGGAGCTGAGAGACAGCCTGGAGCAGGGCGTGAAGGAGCTGCAGGCTGGAGCCCTTTACCTGAGGGAAACGCTGGATCCCTAAACCAGTAAGCTAGCCCTACCAAGACCACCTAAATGACAACCTAAATATTCTgataatttgatttgttttattattaacatgAATGTTTTTctatgaaataacattttgattcCCAAATCAAAGATAGAACAATCATGATTTTCATCCAACACAAAGCACTCAAAGAGAGAACAAGAAGGCCAATATATATGTGtaacatctaaatattttaatatagcctttttaatttttgaatcaTCTACATTGACAGTTGCATTGATTATTCTTTAATTTTCCATATAAATGaagttatcaaaatatttttatttgttttagaaaataatgacaatatgttttttaaaagagcttttcatttttttatgctaCCATTAAACACTATTGTTGTAACACAATGTCTTTGTAGAAGATGTGCTGTATATTCAAATTACTAAGTCCAATAAATTATATAGAAACACATACACGTTTCCTCATTACAGTGACCATACCTGGGGCCTCGTTTATAACCAATGCGTATGCACAAAACCTGCCCTGTAAGAGGTGTACGCCACTTCCAACGCAAATgcagggatttataaaaaaaaaaaaaaattgactgaaaAATTTGTACACCTGCATGCAAACTCTGTCCCATGTGTATGGACTTTGTTTTCCTGGTgaaagaaaagtaatgaagtaaacaacaattttaaactgttttaatttcatcatatacatttacattaaatattccactctcattaatggagataagcactgaaattacataaagtcattacgcagaagtcaaaccaaaattatatgaattaagACATGGCATATTTGTAGAAGTTCCGCTTGATTACTTTTCCTGTTGTCAGgtgcgtcggactgggggtaaaaccagtactgattaccagggccccaatgttttaatgacagcgaggaatgctataggtgcacaataatttatCTTTAAAGTAAACTGCACATCTcatttatgagaaaatatttttagctacaacaatgatcaatgatgagTACTTACTGTGGCGGACATTGCTGGATTCGGTGGAACGGTCTATTGTCCGATTTGAACAGGACCAGTGATAATAgcttatttcagtaatattatatttacttGTAATATCTTCTTTAGTTGTTCATCAGTCTTGTTTCTAGTCTTGTATTCTTATTATTGCTAGGATTTTATACTTTGGTTATTTATAAGTCTAAACTTAAAGATatttcctttacattttttttatttattattaaattttactttattttttcttaattatccccccccccccttttatttttacatcatgcTGTTTTCCCTTGTTGTTTGGTCCTGTTGTGGGTGTTTATGCTGTGAGTTCCCTCCAGTCCTGCTCTACCAGCCTGAGACTCCCTGCCTGTTGGTTCACCAAGTCGGTCTGCCAACCAAACCTGGTGCTGAGAACCTAATCTCTGATACTGGCCTGCTTTGAGTCCCTTCACTCTGACTGAATGCTCTGCTGTTCTCTGCTCTGGTCTTCTCCCCATCCTTCGGCCCGGTTTGGCCTACAACTGAGACTGTTGTCCAGACTGTCTACCTCTTAGGGCATAGTTCTCTTCCTGCTGGTTGGAGCGGTCTCAAGATTGTCTACCCCTGTGCTTTGTGAACTTGTGTGTTTTCAATAAATCTTTGATTCACTCAGTCTGACATTACGAACCAGCCACAGGACCCAGAAATATGAATATCTGAGTGGTCCCTCACTAAAGCTAAGCAGGCCAGAGCCTGGTCAGTGCACTGGTGGGAGACCATTAGTGAAAATGTAGCTTGCTGCTGCAGCAAGTTTTAGTCCAGCCAGCGGGGGTGATCATTCCCAGGCTTGAATGAGTGCAAAAGTCCTAGTGTAATGATGCAGATtttagactgtgaaaaggagCATCCTGGAGATGAGGCATTAAGATGGTctcctgacattctgttgtcatgaATTCCCCATCTCAGTTACGaatttgactttgttttctttttgaagctgGTTTTTGAAGGCCGTTGTGGAAAACTAGCTTGCTGCTGGAGCTAGTTATAGTCCAGCCAGCAGAGGGTGATCATTCCCTGACTTGTATGAATCTGACTTCAGAATGTAAAACGAAGCAACCTTCTGATAAAGCTTTAGACCGGCACCTGTAAAAAGGAGCGTCATTCAGATGAGGCattaaactggcctcctgacattctgttgtcaATAATTCCCCACCTTAATCATGAATTTGACCTTATTGTTTAAGCTGGTAGTGCATCCTGATGGCCACATTGAGCATTAAGGCGCAGGCTACAAACGGAGCTGTGGCATGCAGTAGGCAGTGTTTGTTCCTCCTGCAACTGCTCAAAGAATTAATAATCTAAAATCACAACTTTTACTG
The Cyprinus carpio isolate SPL01 chromosome A16, ASM1834038v1, whole genome shotgun sequence genome window above contains:
- the LOC109057781 gene encoding apolipoprotein A-I-like, producing MKVLVVLALAVFTGCQANLFYADEPKPQLEQLTDAFWSYVAKATQTAEETVKMIRSSQLGQEVNTRLTQSGNMASEYAVTLKKQMDPLAEELMTKITKEAEVLRERLGQDLMNARDKLEPYADNLQSQIQQRVEELRTAMAPYADSLDSETLKATLLQKSEELRGNLEQSVKELQAQLEPYTAEIKEKVDQHLQEFQKTLTPLTEDLQTQIRERAQMVQKSLTPYAEDLREKLDPYAQDLQAQLTSLYESFTKRN
- the si:dkey-7f3.14 gene encoding apolipoprotein A-I-like, whose amino-acid sequence is MASQYTTNLKEQMDPLAKDLMTKITKGVDMLRERIEKLVSTVRCALKPYTEYVTSPFEKDVDYIRESLDFEDLKATVLQRSEELRDSLEQGVKELQAGALYLRETLDP